A single genomic interval of Cucumis sativus cultivar 9930 chromosome 5, Cucumber_9930_V3, whole genome shotgun sequence harbors:
- the LOC101214615 gene encoding transcription factor bHLH30 has protein sequence MCGEDQEEDHQQQQHQGECSQTIENMFQEQLLLHQQQLQNNDGDHNNNDHHMMYGVEHHHHGIGRSGLIFPPEVMPPMLQPWSSLNPFMIPPPPPPPLPTSLSCSSSSYGSLFNRRPPNCLQFAYDGPSSADHLGRIISTTLGPVVHPGSTAPFGLQAELGKMSAQEIMDAKALAASKSHSEAERRRRERINNHLAKLRSILPSTTKTDKASLLAEVIEHVKELKRQTSIIAETSPIPTEVDEVSVDDASEQEMMMISNNGSISSSAKFVIKASLCCEDRSDLLPDLIKTLKSLRLTTLKAEITTLGGRLRNVLFVTADEEQQQQHNITSIIQDALKAVIEKTAGDHDSSSANIKRQRTTTTNNINNNNIL, from the exons ATGTGTGGAGAGGATCAAGAAGAGGatcatcaacaacaacaacatcaaGGAGAGTGTTCACAAACAATTGAGAATATGTTTCAAGAACAACTTCTTCTCCACCAACAACAACTACAAAACAACGACGGTGACCACAACAACAACGATCATCATATGATGTATGGAGTAGAGCATCATCATCATGGAATTGGAAGATCAGGGTTAATTTTTCCACCCGAAGTCATGCCTCCGATGCTGCAACCGTGGTCGTCGCTTAATCCGTTTATGATCCCTCCCCCACCACCGCCGCCTCTACCAACATCATTATCATGTTCATCGTCGTCTTATGGTAGTTTGTTTAACCGAAGGCCACCTAATTGTCTTCAATTTGCTTATGATGGTCCATCTTCGGCTGACCATCTGGGTCGAATCATATCGACGACGCTAGGACCGGTGGTTCATCCAGGTTCCACGGCTCCCTTTGGGCTACAAGCTGAGCTTGGGAAAATGAGTGCTCAAGAAATAATGGATGCTAAAGCTCTTGCAGCTTCTAAAAGCCATAGTGAAGctgagaggagaagaagagaaagaatcAACAACCATCTTGCTAAGCTAAGGAGCATACTCCCTAGTACCACTAAA ACAGACAAAGCATCATTGTTAGCGGAAGTAATAGAACACGTGAAAGAGCTAAAACGACAAACATCAATAATAGCGGAAACAAGTCCAATACCAACAGAAGTTGATGAAGTAAGTGTAGATGATGCTTCAGAACaagagatgatgatgataagtAATAATGGATCAATATCATCATCAGCCAAGTTTGTAATAAAGGCTTCTCTTTGCTGTGAAGACCGTTCAGATCTTCTTCCTGATCTCATCAAAACCCTCAAATCTTTACGTTTAACAACACTCAAAGCTGAAATTACAACACTTGGTGGTCGTTTAAGAAACGTTTTGTTCGTAACGGCTGACgaagaacaacaacaacaacacaaTATTACATCTATTATTCAAGATGCCCTTAAAGCTGTCATTGAAAAAACTGCAGGGGATCATGATTCTTCTTCAGCAAATATCAAAAGACAAAGGACCACCACTACaaataacattaataataataatatcctttaa